Part of the Grimontia kaedaensis genome is shown below.
CGGTCTACGCTGATTTCGCTGGAAAGTGAGGTATGAAGAATCAAGTAAGCTTCTGACAGAGGCTCATTGTTTCTAATTTCGAATGCTAACTCATACCCATCAATTCCTGGCATTTCGATATCGCTGACCACAATATCAAACGGTCGACCTTCTCTGGCTGAGTTCTTCAACTTCTCAAGGGCATCAATCCCGTTGGTGCTAACCACATAAGGAATATTGATGCTGTCGAGCGCTTCTGAAAGCTGACGCCTCGCCAGACTACTGTCATCAACTAAGAGGATGTGCATAGGTTTGAGTTTCTCACGATCCACATCGGCGAGGATAGGATGAAGCTTGTCTTCCGGCATTGGGAAGATTTTCGACATCACCAACTCAACATCCAGTAATTGCACCAGCTTTTCATCGACATTCATCACGCCAGTGAGGAATGCCCGTGTGCCCAATGTCTCTGGTGGCGGCGTGATATTTCGCCAGTCACATTCACTGATTTTTTCGATACCACGCACCAAAAAGCCGACCACACGACGTTGGCAGTCGGTGATGATGATAAAACATTTTTTGTACTCTTCCTTATCGACAGGTTGATAACCAATCGCTTTCGCCATGTCGATAACGGGCGTAGTGATGCCCCGAATATTTGCAGTACCAATCACGGTTGGGTGAGAGCCAGGTAGAGCCGTAAGCGGGCAGAAAGGAACAATCTCTCTGACCTTAAGAGTGCCAAGGGCAAAAGTCTGTGTGGCAGAGAGTCGGAACAACAACATTCCCTGCGATTCATTGGCTTTGCTTTTCATATAGCGCCTGTTATTAGCCAGAATGAGTGGTCAAGACAAAATGATAAGTTGCATCCAGCAACGCCAGATTGCTCATCTCTAATTGTAGCGTTTTTATGGTTCTATACCCAGTCAATCTAAGTTCTATACCTTTAGATTGCCGAGGTATTTTATACCTATGATGTGCTGATTTATGAAACTAATCCAGTAACATTTCGTGAATTTCCAGCCTGATCATATTGTTGCTAACTCACTGTGAGAGAAGGTATTTGCTGCTCAGTGATGAAAATGTGAGTAGAGTTGGTGTAATTTCGCTTTATTCAAGGAGTTTTTCTATTATTAAAAAATAAATGGTACGTAACGCGATAAATAGTAAACACAAAGTGAGTGCCTTCTCATTATGTGGTTTACTGGCAGCTAGCGATGAGACAATGATAAGTCTCAGTGATGTGATCTGAGAGCGGTTAGTAGCCCATGACAAGTATTTTAGATTCAGTAGATTCCCGCACTAACTTGGTTGGTGAAAACCGACTTGAATTGCTGATATTCCAATTGGGAACACGTCAGCTTTTCGCCATTAACGTGTTTAAAGTCCGCGAAGTATTGAAAGTTCCCCGTCTCAACCAAATGCCGGGTTCTCACCCCAAAATATGCGGTGTTGCGACCATACGAGGCCACTCGATTCCTGTGATTGATATGCGACAGTCCATTGGCTTAAAACCGCTGGATAAAGATCAGGAAAGTAACCTCATTGTGACGGAATATAACCGCTCTGTGCAGGCCTTTTTGGTTGGTAAAGTGGTTTACATCAAGAACATGGGTTGGGATGAAATCATGGAGCCACCAAGTACAGGTCGCTCTAATTATCTCACTGCGATCACAAAGCTGGAGTACGACAACGAGCATAAACTGGTTGAAATCATCGATGTTGAGAAAGTGCTAGCAGAAATCATTTCTTACGATATTGGTATTTCCGATGGGGTGTTAGATGATGATTTGACTAACCATCTGGTGGGTCAGAAAGTACTGGTTGTAGACGACTCATCAACGGCGCGTAAGCAGGTCACAGAAACACTTGGTCAACTCGGTATCGAATGCATTGAGAAGAAGAATGGCCAGCAGGCGCTGAATCTTCTTAAATCTTGGTGTGATGAAGGGAAAGACCCGCGCAACGAGATCCTGTTGATGATCACTGATGCGGAAATGCCGGAAATGGACGGCTACAAGCTGACGTCAGAAGTGCGCGCAGACAGTCGCATGCACGATCTCTATATTGCGCTTAACACTTCACTCAGTGGCAGTTTCAACGAAGCCATGGTGGAGAAAGTGGGGTGTAACCGCTTTGTGTCCAAGTTCCAACCCGATCTTCTTGTGGATGTGGTGCAAACCCGCATGCGCGAAGCGTTGGGCAAGTAGGCACGGGTGAAGTTACTTTTTCTCACCCGCCATGCAAAATCCAGTTGGGATGATCCTTCCCTCGACGATCACGATAGACCACTGAATCCACGTGGTCGTCGCAATGCATCTGAGATGGGCGTAAGACTCGCAGCTTGGTCGAATAAACCTAAAACGATAATTACCAGCAGTGCAGTCCGCGCGAAAACTACCGCATTACTGATTGCTGAGCAGTTGCCTCATTCACCGCCTATGATCATAAAAAGCGATGTTTACACCGAGGATTGGGAAACCTTAGTGAAGATTGTAGAGCGGTTTGATGATGATAAAGATAGCGTCATGCTGGTCGGACACAACCCGGCATTTAATGAGTTTCTAGCCCATATTCCTTTTGAGATAGATAACC
Proteins encoded:
- a CDS encoding chemotaxis protein — its product is MKSKANESQGMLLFRLSATQTFALGTLKVREIVPFCPLTALPGSHPTVIGTANIRGITTPVIDMAKAIGYQPVDKEEYKKCFIIITDCQRRVVGFLVRGIEKISECDWRNITPPPETLGTRAFLTGVMNVDEKLVQLLDVELVMSKIFPMPEDKLHPILADVDREKLKPMHILLVDDSSLARRQLSEALDSINIPYVVSTNGIDALEKLKNSAREGRPFDIVVSDIEMPGIDGYELAFEIRNNEPLSEAYLILHTSLSSEISVDRAHQVGAHEALTKFDATELVNAMLRGAHLKLEGEHVRLEGAVE
- a CDS encoding chemotaxis protein CheV; protein product: MTSILDSVDSRTNLVGENRLELLIFQLGTRQLFAINVFKVREVLKVPRLNQMPGSHPKICGVATIRGHSIPVIDMRQSIGLKPLDKDQESNLIVTEYNRSVQAFLVGKVVYIKNMGWDEIMEPPSTGRSNYLTAITKLEYDNEHKLVEIIDVEKVLAEIISYDIGISDGVLDDDLTNHLVGQKVLVVDDSSTARKQVTETLGQLGIECIEKKNGQQALNLLKSWCDEGKDPRNEILLMITDAEMPEMDGYKLTSEVRADSRMHDLYIALNTSLSGSFNEAMVEKVGCNRFVSKFQPDLLVDVVQTRMREALGK
- a CDS encoding SixA phosphatase family protein; the encoded protein is MKLLFLTRHAKSSWDDPSLDDHDRPLNPRGRRNASEMGVRLAAWSNKPKTIITSSAVRAKTTALLIAEQLPHSPPMIIKSDVYTEDWETLVKIVERFDDDKDSVMLVGHNPAFNEFLAHIPFEIDNLPTCGVAVIALYSQSWSNWSTADKQVLFLDYPKRLKP